A region of Brevundimonas sp. NIBR10 DNA encodes the following proteins:
- the gluQRS gene encoding tRNA glutamyl-Q(34) synthetase GluQRS encodes MTFVTRFAPSPTGLLHRGHAFSALTAWTAAKDVGGRFVLRIEDTDFTRCRPDYEAAIVEDLSWLGLDWEAPVLRQSEHVADYDAALEQLRGMGVLYRCFRTRKEILALAGGAAHADDPADAAAFTGGALSAAEEADRLARGEAFAWRLSLKAASERLGGFGHLTWVEETADPGVHRATPERLGDMVMGRKDIGAGYVIASVIDDARQGVTHVIRGEDLIATTSIQRVLQALLGLPTPVYRHHRLLLGPDGKRYAKRDRSVTLAELRASDMTAEALKVELGFLPPLYGEGC; translated from the coding sequence GTGACCTTCGTCACCCGGTTCGCGCCGTCGCCGACAGGGCTGTTGCACCGGGGGCATGCCTTTTCCGCCCTGACGGCCTGGACGGCGGCGAAGGATGTGGGCGGGCGGTTCGTGCTGCGGATCGAGGACACCGACTTCACCCGCTGTCGCCCCGACTACGAGGCGGCGATCGTCGAGGATCTGAGCTGGTTGGGTCTCGACTGGGAGGCGCCGGTGCTGCGCCAGTCGGAGCACGTCGCCGACTATGACGCGGCGCTGGAGCAACTGCGCGGGATGGGGGTGCTGTACCGCTGTTTCCGCACCCGCAAGGAGATCCTGGCCCTGGCGGGAGGCGCGGCGCACGCGGACGATCCGGCGGATGCGGCGGCCTTTACAGGCGGTGCGCTGTCGGCTGCCGAAGAGGCGGACCGGCTGGCGCGGGGCGAGGCCTTTGCCTGGCGGTTGTCGCTGAAGGCGGCGAGCGAACGGCTGGGCGGCTTCGGGCACCTGACCTGGGTCGAGGAAACAGCCGATCCCGGCGTGCATCGGGCGACGCCGGAGCGGCTCGGCGACATGGTCATGGGGCGAAAGGACATCGGCGCGGGCTATGTGATCGCGTCGGTCATCGACGATGCGCGCCAGGGGGTGACCCATGTGATCCGGGGAGAGGATCTGATCGCCACGACATCGATCCAGCGGGTTCTACAGGCACTGCTGGGGCTGCCGACGCCGGTGTATCGCCACCACCGGCTGCTGCTGGGGCCGGACGGCAAACGCTATGCGAAACGGGATCGGTCGGTGACCCTGGCCGAGCTGCGGGCGAGCGACATGACGGCGGAAGCGTTGAAGGTGGAGTTGGGGTTTCTCCCTCCCCTTTATGGGGAGGGATGCTGA
- a CDS encoding type II toxin-antitoxin system RelE/ParE family toxin — translation MKVVISRRAELDIVEIATWIEQDKPRAAGRMVDRLIGAANALSRFPRRYPEIGHRGLPKRPVGNYVLLYRVDDVVSVARVIHAARDWVSLLDEA, via the coding sequence ATGAAGGTCGTCATCTCGCGTCGAGCCGAACTCGACATCGTCGAGATCGCGACCTGGATCGAGCAGGACAAGCCGCGAGCCGCCGGACGGATGGTCGATCGGCTGATCGGTGCGGCGAACGCATTGTCGCGTTTCCCGCGCCGCTATCCCGAAATCGGGCATCGCGGCCTGCCAAAGCGACCCGTCGGGAACTATGTCCTGCTGTACCGTGTCGATGATGTCGTGTCCGTTGCGCGAGTGATTCACGCCGCCCGCGACTGGGTCTCCCTGCTGGACGAGGCGTGA
- a CDS encoding DNA-3-methyladenine glycosylase 2 family protein produces the protein MAHTPTAAEIAAARQALAQADPALARAHEQTPVFEWRLRPGGYEGLFHMIVDQQVSVASAAAIWARVVAGLGGVVTAETALAHDIEHLRTFGLSIQKARYAHEIARAQVEGRVDLDRMDGLSDAEATAALVSIKGVGRWTAETYLMFCEGRTDVFPGGDIALQEAMRWADGAADRPNEKQAYARAEAWRPHRGVAAHLLWGWYGGVKRGEIAREEVIMGAAA, from the coding sequence ATGGCCCACACCCCGACCGCCGCAGAGATCGCCGCCGCGCGTCAGGCCCTGGCCCAGGCCGATCCTGCCCTGGCGCGCGCCCACGAACAGACGCCGGTCTTCGAGTGGCGACTGCGACCCGGCGGCTATGAGGGGCTGTTCCACATGATCGTGGATCAGCAGGTCTCAGTCGCCTCGGCCGCCGCCATCTGGGCCAGGGTCGTCGCGGGTCTGGGCGGGGTGGTGACCGCCGAAACGGCGCTCGCCCACGACATCGAACATTTGCGCACCTTCGGCCTGTCGATCCAGAAGGCCCGCTACGCCCACGAGATCGCCCGGGCCCAGGTCGAGGGGCGGGTCGACCTGGACCGGATGGACGGACTGAGCGACGCCGAGGCCACGGCCGCCCTGGTGTCCATAAAGGGCGTCGGCCGCTGGACGGCCGAGACCTATCTGATGTTCTGCGAGGGCCGAACCGACGTCTTTCCCGGCGGCGACATCGCGTTGCAGGAAGCCATGCGCTGGGCCGACGGCGCGGCCGATCGCCCGAACGAGAAACAGGCCTATGCCAGGGCCGAGGCCTGGCGTCCCCACCGCGGCGTCGCGGCCCATCTGCTGTGGGGCTGGTACGGCGGGGTCAAGCGCGGCGAGATCGCGCGCGAAGAGGTCATCATGGGTGCC
- a CDS encoding cold-shock protein, translating to MATGTVKWFNPTKGFGFIQPESGGADVFVHITAVQKAGLAGLDENAKVEYELESQRGKTSAVNLKVL from the coding sequence ATGGCGACCGGTACGGTCAAGTGGTTCAACCCCACGAAAGGCTTCGGCTTCATCCAGCCCGAAAGCGGCGGCGCAGATGTGTTCGTTCACATCACCGCCGTTCAGAAGGCTGGCCTGGCCGGCCTCGATGAGAACGCCAAGGTCGAATACGAGCTGGAATCCCAGCGCGGCAAGACCTCGGCCGTGAACCTCAAGGTTCTCTAA
- the ppk2 gene encoding polyphosphate kinase 2, with translation MSKKTDAYEAALEQLQIELVDSQAWAIEQGLKILIIFEGRDSAGKDGAIKRMTEYMSARQTRVVALPKPSERELGQWYFQRYVPHIPGAGEVVIFNRSWYNRGGVEPVMGFCTPEQTTQFLKDAPRFERMLADSGVIIIKFWLDISKAEQAQRLEDRKTEPLKRFKNSSLDAEAQTRWDAYSQARDRMLDETHSGHAPWIVVATDDKKTARLNILRHVLHRIGAPGVHCETPDKDVVFTADKDKGRLAT, from the coding sequence ATGAGCAAGAAGACCGACGCCTACGAAGCCGCACTGGAACAGCTCCAGATCGAACTGGTCGACAGCCAGGCCTGGGCCATCGAACAGGGGCTGAAGATCCTGATCATCTTCGAGGGCCGTGACAGCGCCGGCAAGGACGGGGCCATCAAGCGGATGACCGAATATATGTCGGCCCGCCAGACCCGCGTCGTCGCCCTGCCCAAACCCTCCGAGCGGGAACTGGGCCAGTGGTATTTCCAGCGCTACGTGCCGCATATTCCCGGCGCCGGCGAGGTCGTGATCTTCAACCGGTCCTGGTACAATCGTGGCGGGGTCGAGCCGGTGATGGGGTTCTGCACCCCCGAACAGACGACCCAGTTCCTGAAGGACGCGCCGCGCTTCGAGCGGATGCTGGCCGACAGCGGCGTGATCATCATCAAATTCTGGCTCGACATCTCCAAGGCCGAACAGGCGCAGCGGCTCGAGGACCGCAAGACCGAGCCGCTCAAGCGGTTCAAGAACTCATCCCTGGACGCGGAGGCCCAGACCCGCTGGGACGCCTATTCCCAAGCCCGCGACCGGATGCTGGACGAGACCCATTCGGGCCATGCGCCCTGGATCGTGGTGGCGACCGACGACAAGAAGACCGCGCGGCTGAACATCCTGCGCCATGTCCTGCACCGGATCGGCGCGCCCGGTGTCCACTGCGAAACGCCCGACAAGGACGTCGTCTTCACTGCCGACAAGGACAAGGGTCGGCTGGCGACCTGA
- the murC gene encoding UDP-N-acetylmuramate--L-alanine ligase translates to MIARLRPVPFDLGPVHFVGIGGIGMSGIAEIMLKIGYSVQGSDAKASANTERLEKLGARIFVGHDAAHVGEGVSAVVYSTAVKAENPELKIARERRIPLVRRAEMLAELMRLQFSIAVGGTHGKTTTTSMVACLLDAAGLDPTVVNGGIINAYGTNAKVGDGDWIVVEADESDGSFLRLKSTVAIVTNIDPEHLDHYGDFDRVRQAFVDFVENIPFYGFAAVCLDHPEVQRLVASIDNRRLVTYGMNPQAQVRAENVEMGADGCRFDVVFQSGDPALELTRIDGLHLPMAGWHNVANSLAAIAVARELDVSDEAIKAGLAGFGGVKRRFTTTGVVNGVRIVDDYGHHPVEIVAVLKAARQVTEGRVIAVMQPHRYTRLRDLMEEFSTSFSDADQVIIADVYPAGEAPIEGVDKQALVEGVRRYGHRNVSALENVTSLPRVIAEAATAGDVVVLLGAGDITSWAYALPAQLEALGG, encoded by the coding sequence ATGATCGCTCGCCTTCGCCCCGTCCCGTTCGACCTCGGTCCCGTCCATTTCGTCGGTATCGGCGGCATCGGCATGAGCGGCATCGCCGAGATCATGCTCAAGATCGGCTATTCGGTTCAGGGATCGGACGCCAAGGCCAGTGCCAACACCGAGCGGCTGGAAAAGCTGGGCGCGCGCATCTTCGTCGGCCATGACGCGGCCCATGTCGGCGAGGGCGTCTCTGCGGTCGTCTATTCGACGGCGGTGAAGGCGGAAAACCCCGAGCTGAAGATCGCGCGCGAGCGCCGCATCCCCCTGGTCCGCCGGGCCGAGATGCTGGCCGAACTGATGCGGCTGCAGTTCTCGATCGCGGTGGGCGGCACCCACGGCAAGACGACGACGACGTCGATGGTGGCCTGTCTGCTGGATGCGGCCGGGCTGGACCCCACGGTGGTCAACGGCGGCATCATCAACGCCTACGGCACCAACGCCAAGGTCGGCGACGGCGACTGGATCGTGGTCGAGGCGGACGAGAGCGACGGCAGCTTCCTGCGGCTGAAATCGACGGTCGCCATCGTCACCAACATCGATCCCGAACACCTCGATCACTACGGCGACTTCGACAGGGTGCGTCAGGCCTTTGTGGACTTCGTCGAGAACATTCCTTTCTACGGCTTCGCGGCCGTCTGTCTCGATCATCCCGAGGTGCAGCGGCTGGTGGCCTCGATCGATAACCGACGGCTGGTCACCTACGGCATGAACCCCCAGGCCCAGGTCCGGGCCGAGAATGTCGAGATGGGCGCCGACGGATGCCGCTTCGACGTGGTCTTCCAGTCCGGCGATCCGGCGCTTGAACTGACGCGGATCGACGGTCTGCACCTGCCCATGGCCGGCTGGCACAATGTGGCCAACTCCCTGGCCGCCATCGCCGTGGCGCGCGAGCTGGACGTCTCCGACGAGGCGATCAAGGCGGGGTTGGCGGGCTTCGGCGGCGTCAAGCGGCGCTTCACCACCACGGGCGTCGTGAACGGCGTCCGCATCGTCGACGACTATGGCCACCACCCGGTCGAGATCGTTGCCGTCCTGAAGGCCGCGCGTCAGGTGACGGAAGGCCGGGTCATCGCGGTGATGCAGCCGCACCGCTACACCCGCCTGCGCGATCTGATGGAAGAGTTCTCGACCAGCTTCTCCGACGCCGACCAGGTCATCATCGCCGACGTCTACCCGGCGGGCGAGGCCCCGATCGAGGGCGTGGACAAACAGGCCCTGGTCGAGGGTGTGCGCCGATACGGCCACCGCAATGTGTCGGCGCTCGAGAACGTCACCAGCCTGCCCCGCGTGATCGCCGAGGCGGCGACGGCGGGCGACGTCGTGGTCCTGCTCGGCGCCGGCGATATCACGAGCTGGGCCTATGCCCTGCCTGCGCAACTGGAAGCGCTGGGTGGCTGA
- a CDS encoding type II toxin-antitoxin system ParD family antitoxin, with the protein MTMTVELGALEQVVTDLVRDGRYGSKSEVLRTGVRLVQEREAALAALLAKLDEGIADIDAGRVSPIDEVRDRLKARFGVAVE; encoded by the coding sequence ATGACCATGACCGTTGAACTGGGTGCCCTGGAACAGGTGGTGACCGACTTGGTCCGTGACGGACGGTACGGGTCCAAGAGTGAGGTCCTGCGTACCGGGGTGCGTCTGGTTCAGGAACGGGAAGCAGCGCTGGCTGCCCTGCTCGCCAAGCTGGATGAGGGGATCGCTGACATCGATGCGGGCCGCGTGTCGCCGATTGATGAGGTGCGGGATCGTCTGAAAGCCCGGTTCGGTGTCGCAGTGGAATGA
- a CDS encoding serine hydrolase domain-containing protein — MIHTPCPRLSRRLMLSGMAGVAASAALPVQARQAAPTRDALLDAAFAASAPPALIGGVVTREGLIWSGVRGVRRAGGTEAATIDDRWHLGSNTKAMTAALYGRLVDKGQAKWGATAAELFPDLTLDPAWAATPVERFLNHTAGLRDIDMLGSTWLLTARADTTSLTSQRALLAERALSKPPGGVVGSFAYANANYILVGAAIERITGLPWEEAMAAEVFGPLGLTSGGSGPPVGDQPWGHSGLGGQATPMDPTNLFSDNPLAMGPAGTAHMSLADYATFVRAVLTGGSGWLKPETITHLITPPVATGRSYALGWITVAGQPWARGTVIAHEGTNTMWHSMVVADPAGGRAFIALSNDEVRGGPACQQLVSSLIRMG, encoded by the coding sequence ATGATCCACACGCCATGTCCTCGACTGAGCCGCCGCCTGATGCTGTCCGGTATGGCAGGCGTCGCCGCCTCGGCCGCCCTGCCCGTCCAGGCGCGACAGGCCGCCCCGACGCGGGATGCCCTGCTCGACGCTGCCTTCGCCGCCTCTGCGCCGCCGGCCCTGATCGGCGGCGTGGTCACCCGCGAGGGACTGATCTGGTCCGGCGTCAGGGGCGTGCGCCGCGCAGGCGGGACCGAGGCCGCCACCATCGACGACCGTTGGCACCTGGGCTCCAACACCAAGGCCATGACCGCCGCCCTCTATGGCCGGCTGGTCGACAAGGGACAGGCGAAATGGGGGGCGACGGCGGCTGAGCTATTTCCCGACCTGACCCTCGATCCGGCCTGGGCCGCGACTCCGGTCGAGCGTTTCCTGAACCATACGGCGGGCCTGCGCGACATCGACATGCTGGGGTCGACCTGGCTGCTGACCGCACGCGCAGACACGACGAGCCTGACCAGCCAGCGTGCGCTCCTCGCCGAACGCGCGCTGTCGAAACCGCCCGGCGGCGTGGTCGGAAGCTTCGCCTATGCCAACGCCAACTACATCCTGGTCGGGGCCGCGATCGAGAGGATCACGGGCCTGCCCTGGGAAGAGGCCATGGCCGCCGAGGTTTTCGGGCCGCTGGGCCTGACCAGCGGCGGATCGGGTCCGCCCGTCGGCGACCAGCCCTGGGGCCATTCGGGACTGGGCGGACAGGCGACGCCGATGGACCCGACGAACCTGTTCTCGGACAATCCCCTGGCCATGGGTCCGGCCGGGACGGCGCATATGAGCCTGGCAGACTATGCGACCTTCGTCCGTGCCGTCCTGACCGGGGGCAGCGGCTGGCTGAAGCCCGAAACCATCACCCACCTGATCACGCCCCCGGTCGCCACGGGCCGCAGCTATGCCCTGGGATGGATCACGGTCGCGGGCCAGCCCTGGGCCCGGGGCACCGTCATCGCCCATGAGGGGACCAATACGATGTGGCATTCGATGGTCGTCGCCGATCCGGCAGGCGGCCGCGCCTTCATCGCCCTGTCCAACGACGAGGTCCGGGGCGGACCGGCCTGTCAGCAACTGGTCTCCAGCCTGATCCGGATGGGATAG
- a CDS encoding cupin domain-containing protein: MRSLEDLLHPITPDQFRAEYQGRKPLHIPAGEGGPKAALLDWATFNGLLGQTALWTPETLKLVLNTRPVAPEFYCELADTQSGKRLRPSPAKVNVFLSTGASLVVNDVQTLTPALAETSAMLGQAFAGLVGANVYCSFGGVRAFATHFDLHEVFAVQVEGEKTWRLYENRAEDPVEFPVGDDQVVGWFERTRGRTMQDVLMRPGDVLYLPRGWYHDALAEPGASLHVTFSVTPLYGRILFSLLEKAALQDPAFRAWLPSASLDDGKALQAHLARLGRKLADLAAHPQFRDEIAMAQQKLVQRPAEYGLPVRAPLTGYRRTGLASPAFTGPVAVAMDWAFGQPDFAIEDLCAQFDFVDPDAIRAAVERALAAGALARV; this comes from the coding sequence ATGCGCAGTCTCGAAGACCTTCTCCACCCGATCACCCCCGATCAGTTCCGGGCCGAGTACCAGGGCCGCAAGCCCCTGCATATTCCGGCGGGCGAGGGGGGACCGAAGGCGGCGCTGCTGGATTGGGCGACGTTCAACGGACTGCTGGGCCAGACGGCGCTGTGGACGCCGGAGACGCTGAAGCTGGTGCTCAATACCCGGCCGGTCGCGCCCGAATTCTATTGCGAGCTGGCCGACACCCAGAGCGGCAAGCGGCTGAGACCGTCGCCGGCCAAGGTCAATGTCTTCCTGTCCACCGGCGCGAGTCTGGTCGTCAACGACGTCCAGACCCTGACGCCGGCCCTGGCCGAGACCTCGGCGATGCTGGGCCAGGCGTTTGCCGGACTGGTCGGGGCCAATGTCTATTGTTCGTTCGGGGGCGTGCGTGCCTTCGCCACCCATTTCGACCTGCATGAGGTGTTCGCGGTCCAGGTCGAGGGCGAAAAGACCTGGCGGCTGTACGAGAACCGCGCCGAGGATCCGGTCGAGTTCCCGGTTGGTGATGACCAGGTGGTCGGCTGGTTCGAGCGGACGCGGGGCCGGACCATGCAGGACGTACTGATGCGGCCGGGCGATGTCCTGTACCTGCCGCGCGGCTGGTATCACGATGCCCTGGCCGAGCCGGGGGCCTCGCTGCATGTGACATTCTCGGTGACGCCGCTGTATGGGCGCATCCTGTTCTCGCTGCTGGAGAAGGCCGCCCTTCAGGACCCGGCCTTCCGGGCCTGGTTGCCGTCGGCTTCGCTGGATGACGGCAAGGCGTTGCAGGCCCATCTGGCCAGGCTGGGCCGCAAGCTGGCCGATCTGGCGGCCCATCCACAGTTCCGCGACGAGATCGCCATGGCCCAGCAGAAACTGGTGCAGAGGCCCGCCGAATACGGACTGCCCGTCCGCGCACCACTGACCGGCTATCGTCGCACAGGCCTGGCCTCGCCGGCGTTCACGGGTCCGGTCGCGGTGGCCATGGACTGGGCGTTCGGCCAGCCGGATTTCGCGATCGAGGACCTGTGCGCCCAGTTCGACTTCGTCGATCCCGACGCCATCCGCGCGGCGGTCGAGCGGGCGCTGGCGGCGGGCGCACTGGCGCGGGTCTGA
- a CDS encoding DMT family transporter, whose protein sequence is MSQSRLFAFSVLLISACILGLAPILVRLTETGPAAAAFWRFAFALPLLFAICGLPKGEGIGRPSKWMVLAGVFFALDLSFWHYGIVMTSVANATVLCNLTPVVVTLFGWIVFRQTPARLFILALALAMGGAFAMAAGADGRQGTDPVLGDVLSLIVSLWYAGYFLAVQQARTTAGAMRVTLWATLVGVFPLGVVALVLGEDMIPATIAGWAACVGMGVMHVAGQGGVAWSLGKLPPAIAAVIILIQPIVAGLLSWWIFGETLTPVQALGGALVLGAILLAQWSARKPGPDTKTGADRKQPAPVIS, encoded by the coding sequence ATGTCCCAGTCGCGCCTGTTCGCCTTTTCCGTCCTGCTGATCTCCGCCTGCATTCTCGGTCTGGCCCCGATCCTGGTGCGGTTGACGGAGACGGGGCCGGCGGCGGCGGCGTTCTGGCGGTTCGCATTCGCCCTGCCCCTGCTGTTCGCCATCTGTGGTCTGCCGAAGGGGGAGGGGATCGGGCGGCCGTCGAAATGGATGGTTCTGGCGGGGGTCTTCTTCGCGCTGGACCTGTCGTTCTGGCACTATGGGATCGTGATGACCTCGGTCGCCAATGCGACGGTGCTGTGCAACCTGACGCCGGTGGTGGTGACCCTGTTCGGCTGGATCGTGTTCAGACAGACGCCGGCCAGGCTGTTCATCCTCGCCCTGGCTCTGGCCATGGGCGGGGCCTTTGCGATGGCGGCGGGGGCGGACGGCCGGCAGGGTACCGACCCCGTGCTGGGGGACGTCCTCTCCCTGATCGTGTCCCTCTGGTACGCGGGCTATTTCCTGGCGGTGCAACAGGCGCGGACGACGGCCGGGGCCATGCGGGTCACCCTGTGGGCGACGCTGGTCGGGGTTTTTCCGCTGGGCGTTGTGGCCTTGGTGCTGGGCGAGGACATGATCCCGGCGACGATCGCGGGCTGGGCGGCCTGCGTCGGCATGGGGGTCATGCATGTGGCGGGACAGGGCGGCGTGGCCTGGTCCCTGGGCAAGCTGCCGCCCGCGATCGCGGCAGTCATCATCCTGATCCAGCCGATCGTGGCGGGCCTGTTGAGCTGGTGGATCTTCGGCGAGACCCTGACCCCGGTTCAGGCCCTGGGCGGGGCCCTGGTGCTGGGGGCGATCCTGCTGGCGCAATGGTCCGCGCGTAAACCCGGACCGGACACGAAAACGGGCGCAGACCGCAAGCAGCCTGCGCCCGTCATTTCTTGA
- the murB gene encoding UDP-N-acetylmuramate dehydrogenase has translation MTWRDTLPAVRGKLLRDEPLAPFTWFRVGGTAEALFIPADPEDLADFLKALDPSVPVTVLGVGSNVIVRDGGVEGVVIRLAGRPFAGITTEGDRITAGAGALDAMVAKASAKAGLAGLEFYAGIPGTIGGALTMNAGCYGAETKDVLVSAWGLTRAAERVDYALSDFGYTYRHSQAPADILWIEAVYRGTPDDPAAVAARISEITARRETTQPIREKTGGSTFKNPPGHSSWKLVDDAGWRGKPHGGAKFSELHSNFMINFDDASAADIEGLGEAVRADVLAKAGVQLEWEIKRIGRAG, from the coding sequence ATGACCTGGCGTGACACTCTTCCTGCCGTGCGCGGCAAGCTGCTGCGCGACGAGCCGCTGGCGCCCTTCACCTGGTTCCGGGTCGGGGGGACGGCCGAGGCGCTGTTCATTCCGGCTGACCCGGAGGACCTCGCTGACTTCCTGAAGGCGCTGGATCCGTCCGTGCCTGTGACGGTCCTGGGCGTCGGCTCGAACGTCATCGTCCGCGACGGCGGGGTAGAGGGGGTCGTGATCCGGCTGGCCGGCCGTCCCTTCGCGGGCATAACGACCGAAGGTGACAGGATCACTGCCGGGGCGGGCGCGCTCGACGCCATGGTCGCCAAGGCCTCGGCCAAGGCGGGGCTGGCAGGTCTGGAGTTCTATGCCGGCATTCCCGGCACGATCGGCGGCGCCCTGACGATGAACGCCGGCTGCTATGGCGCGGAGACCAAGGACGTCCTGGTCTCGGCCTGGGGCCTGACGCGGGCCGCGGAGCGGGTCGATTATGCGCTCTCCGACTTCGGCTATACCTACCGCCACTCACAGGCCCCCGCCGACATCCTCTGGATCGAGGCCGTCTATCGCGGCACGCCCGACGATCCGGCTGCGGTCGCGGCCCGGATCAGTGAGATCACCGCCCGACGCGAAACCACCCAGCCGATCCGCGAAAAGACCGGCGGCTCGACCTTCAAGAACCCGCCCGGCCACTCGTCCTGGAAGCTGGTCGACGATGCGGGCTGGCGCGGCAAGCCTCATGGCGGCGCGAAATTCTCGGAGCTGCACTCCAACTTCATGATCAATTTCGACGACGCGAGCGCCGCCGACATCGAGGGCCTGGGCGAGGCGGTACGCGCCGATGTGCTGGCCAAGGCAGGCGTGCAACTGGAGTGGGAGATCAAGCGGATCGGGCGTGCAGGCTAA
- a CDS encoding extensin family protein: MKRDFADFWNLLWELGLAACAMFALINAFVPDQDLPWKPLDLNRPLGAATSAKVADFEVPFAAPVEQVQGATEACMQTLRDAGVQVERVEDRSDGGFCIAQGLVRITGGDVTPLATRDLVMQCPLAVRYVIWDRQVMRPAARSTLGSEVARVDDMGTYSCRRIYGSQSASDRPSEHARANALDIGGVTLKDGRRVSVLEDWGGQGPAGVPGSGFLRRLRDGGCRVFATVLTPDYNAAHANHLHLDGAPRSLCALGPSPETQRAAQKAAPP, translated from the coding sequence ATGAAGAGAGACTTCGCCGACTTCTGGAACCTGTTGTGGGAGTTGGGGCTGGCGGCCTGCGCCATGTTCGCGCTCATAAACGCCTTCGTGCCGGACCAGGACCTGCCGTGGAAGCCGCTGGACCTGAACCGGCCTCTGGGTGCCGCGACCAGCGCCAAGGTCGCCGATTTCGAGGTCCCCTTCGCCGCCCCCGTCGAACAGGTCCAGGGCGCGACCGAGGCCTGTATGCAGACCCTGCGCGACGCCGGGGTTCAGGTCGAACGGGTCGAGGATCGATCCGACGGCGGCTTCTGCATCGCGCAAGGCCTGGTCCGGATCACCGGCGGCGACGTCACCCCCCTCGCCACGCGCGACCTGGTCATGCAGTGCCCGCTGGCCGTGCGCTATGTCATCTGGGACCGTCAGGTGATGCGTCCGGCGGCCCGATCGACCCTGGGATCGGAGGTCGCCCGCGTCGACGACATGGGGACCTATTCGTGTCGCCGCATCTATGGCTCCCAGTCCGCTTCCGACCGACCCAGCGAACATGCCCGCGCCAATGCGCTGGACATCGGCGGGGTTACGCTGAAGGACGGACGGCGCGTCTCGGTGCTGGAAGACTGGGGCGGACAGGGCCCGGCGGGCGTCCCCGGATCGGGCTTCCTGCGGCGTCTGCGCGACGGGGGTTGCCGCGTCTTCGCGACCGTCCTGACGCCCGACTACAACGCCGCCCACGCCAACCACCTGCATCTGGACGGTGCCCCGCGCTCGCTCTGCGCGCTCGGCCCCTCGCCGGAGACGCAGCGTGCGGCGCAAAAGGCCGCCCCGCCTTAA
- a CDS encoding glyoxalase superfamily protein — protein sequence MADWYSRPVLFVSDIERSLAFYRGQLGFREDWRYDEEGDRRIVQVSRQDCELILTSQWPDKVGGGLIFVSLDLDLVTATRAEFERRGVEVKDGRWGYPLMIVADPDGNELYFPYPSDDAEEPA from the coding sequence GTGGCTGACTGGTACTCCCGGCCGGTCCTGTTCGTGTCCGACATCGAGCGGTCGCTCGCCTTCTACCGTGGCCAGCTCGGGTTTCGTGAGGACTGGCGTTACGACGAGGAGGGCGATCGCCGGATCGTTCAGGTCAGCCGTCAGGATTGCGAATTGATCCTGACGTCGCAATGGCCGGACAAGGTCGGCGGCGGCCTGATCTTCGTCTCGCTCGACCTCGATCTTGTGACCGCGACCCGTGCCGAGTTCGAGCGACGCGGCGTCGAGGTCAAGGACGGTCGCTGGGGTTACCCCCTGATGATCGTCGCCGATCCCGACGGCAACGAATTGTATTTTCCCTACCCCTCCGACGACGCCGAGGAACCGGCATGA